Proteins found in one Dermacentor silvarum isolate Dsil-2018 chromosome 8, BIME_Dsil_1.4, whole genome shotgun sequence genomic segment:
- the LOC125947811 gene encoding uncharacterized protein LOC125947811, producing MFAVPAPPTFDFDRTSEWPSWIQLFDDYRFASGLNERSEEAQVRTLLYTMGKQAREIFSTFALSEQQQKQYEVVRKKFDDHFVAARNLVYESACFHRRIQQPGESVDQFITALHTQADRCDYKEKERMIRDRFVVGLSDAKLSESLQMDANLTLASALAKARLKETVQRQQQQLRETSDEPSAAPASNLDAINKQRQPRKNSSGQRSGTSSRTTAPITQGQRTRPQSYRPLTPSSCPNCGQGEHPRTSCPARAAKCNYCGCSGHFAVVCRKKAAGERKKEYKLFARNYGFRAVTSSPRYPQANGEVERMVQTIKGLITKAKDPYLSLLAYRDTPGLLGKSPAELLMGRRLRTTVPVRPTSLRPQTVNLRKFRSHDTTARQRQRRNFNRRHRATSLRPLEPGAEVWVTDCKAKARVLRLAERPRSYVVRTSTGVVLERNRKSLVRFVSQPKQGEDDGGSYDFPQANDSRVETEQKSNRVTDSMAPDDLSSPSLPGTDLPEYRTRSGRLVRQPDRYGFSN from the exons ATGTTCGCTGTTCCAGCTCCGCCAACGTTTGACTTCGACCGGACGTCTGAATGGCCTTCCTGGATCCAACTATTCGACGACTACCGCTTTGCCTCTGGCTTAAATGAGCGAAGTGAAGAAGCGCAAGTCCGGACTCTACTCTACACAATGGGCAAGCAAGCGAGAGAGATCTTTTCGACCTTCGCACTATCTGAACAACAGCAGaagcagtatgaagtcgtcagaAAAAAGTTCGACGATCACTTCGTGGCCGCACGGAACCTCGTTTACGAGAGCGCATGTTTTCACCGACGCATACAACAACCTGGAGAGTCAGTCGACCAATTCATCACCGCGTTGCACACACAGGCGGACCGGTGTGACTACAAGGAAAAGGAACGCATGATCCGCGACCGGTTTGTAGTCGGCCTCAGCGATGCCAAGCTCTCGGAGTCTCTGCAAATGGATGCAAATTTGACACTCGCCAGCGCTTTGGCAAAAGCTCGCTTGAAGGAGACCGTCCAACGACAGCAGCAACAGCTGCGAGAAACCAGCGACGAACCTTCGGCAGCGCCAGCCAGCAACCTGGACGCGATCAACAAACAACGGCAGCCCCGGAAGAATTCTTCAGGACAGCGTTCCGGCACCTCGTCAAGGACCACTGCACCTATCACACAAGGTCAACGCACCAGACCACAGTCCTACCGACCTCTCACCCCCAGTTCATGCCCCAACTGCGGTCAAGGAGAGCACCCGAGGACCTCCTGCCCGGCACGAGCTGCGAAATGCAACTACTGCGGTTGTTCCGGACATTTCGCAGTGGTGTGTCGGAAAAAGGCTGCAGGCGAGCGAAAGAAG GAATACAAGTTGTTTGCTCGCAACTACGGTTTTCGCGCTGTGACGTCTAGCCCCAGGTACCCCCAGGCTAATGGTGAAGTGGAGAGGATGGTCCAGACAATTAAAGGTCTCATTACAAAAGCGAAGGACCCATATCTTTCTCTCCTAGCGTACAGGGACACTCCGGGGCTACTTGGGAAAAGCCCTGCAGAACTTCTAATGGGCAGGCGGCTACGCACAACGGTGCCTGTCCGTCCCACCAGCCTTCGGCCTCAGACGGTGAACCTGAGGAAGTTCAGAAGCCATGATACGACTGCCCGACAGCGGCAGCGTAGGAACTTCAACCGTCGTCATAGGGCTACTTCGTTGCGACCACTCGAACCGGGCGCGGAAGTCTGGGTGACGGACTGCAAAGCAAAAGCGCGAGTCTTGCGACTTGCTGAGCGGCCGAGGTCTTATGTGGTTAGAACTTCCACTGGTGTAGTTCTAGAAAGAAACAGGAAATCCTTGGTTCGCTTTGTTTCACAGCCAAAACAAGGTGAGGATGACGGAGGTAGCTATGATTTTCCTCAGGCAAATGATAGTCGGGTAGAAACGGAACAGAAATCTAATCGCGTTACAGACAGCATGGCACCTGACGATCTATCTAGCCCTTCCTTGCCGGGAACTGACCTTCCTGAATACCGAACGCGATCTGGTCGTCTTGTTCGACAGCCGGACCGCTACGGGTTCAGCAATTGA